The following proteins come from a genomic window of Sphingosinicella flava:
- the yidD gene encoding membrane protein insertion efficiency factor YidD — protein MIARLFILMAKGWQKGPSLILPPTCRYSPSCSAYAITAFERYGALKGGWLAVKRISRCHPWGGSGHDPVPTKDFK, from the coding sequence ATGATCGCCCGCCTCTTCATCCTCATGGCGAAGGGCTGGCAAAAGGGCCCGTCCCTTATCCTGCCGCCCACCTGCCGCTATTCCCCAAGCTGCTCGGCCTATGCAATCACCGCCTTTGAGCGCTATGGGGCGCTCAAGGGCGGCTGGCTGGCCGTCAAGCGCATATCCCGCTGCCATCCCTGGGGGGGCTCGGGCCACGATCCGGTACCGACGAAGGACTTTAAGTGA
- the rnpA gene encoding ribonuclease P protein component — MPGFVLLVRPRDDGDPAMRLGITVTKKIGNAVVRNRMKRRFRALAREIIPNEGFAGADHVLIGRAGGIERDFGALKSELVKALLKLKRAEG; from the coding sequence CTGCTCGTCCGGCCAAGAGATGATGGCGACCCCGCCATGCGCCTTGGAATCACCGTCACCAAGAAGATCGGCAACGCCGTCGTCCGCAATCGGATGAAGCGGCGCTTTCGCGCGCTTGCCCGGGAAATCATTCCCAATGAGGGATTCGCGGGCGCCGATCATGTCCTGATCGGCCGCGCGGGCGGGATCGAGCGGGATTTCGGGGCGCTTAAAAGCGAACTCGTCAAAGCGCTTCTCAAATTGAAGAGAGCGGAAGGATGA